The Myroides fluvii region AAAAGACAAAGAGGAAATTGAAAGATTACACCAAGAAGCTCAAGAAGAATTAGTTGCTGAACAAGCATAGTTTTTCTAGAACTAATATAAAATCAAAAGAGGAAGTAGTGCAAACTGCTTCCTCTTTTTTGTTTTTCGTTGTTTAACATTCGTTAAAAATAGCTAAGATAAAAAAGTGTTTTTTTAGATTTGTAGTAAGAGAAATTGAATTGTTTAGTTTGTAAAAGAGAATCGTAATGAAAAAAATCGGAATCGTCCTTTTTGTGTTCTTTGGAGTTTTTGTCAACGGAAAGGCTCAAAATCCTATATCCTATAGAAATGGGATGGTCGTGTCTGCGCATCCAGAAAGCAGTCAGGTAGGAGTAGATATATTAAAAATGGGGGGAAATGCAATTGATGCAGCCGTTGCTGTTGAATTAGCATTAGCTGTTGTGTATCCGAATGCAGGAAATATTGGCGGTGGTGGATTTATGATCTATCGAAGTGCGGATGGTCAAACAGCTGCTTTAGATTATAGAGAAAAAGCCCCTGCTCAGGCAAGAGAAAATATGTATTGGGATGGAAAAGGAGTGCCTATTACAGCGCTGAGTATGAAGGGGGGATTAGCGAGTGGAGTGCCTGGAACTATTGCGGGAATGGTACAAGCGCACAAAAGATATGGAGTGTTACCTTGGAAAGAAGTGGTTCAACCAGCGATTGATTTAGCAGAAAAAGGCTTTAGACTCACGGAAAAGCAAGCGAGTGAATTTACCAAATATCACGAGGTATTCGAAACTTATAGTACGCAAGCTAGTGCCTTAACAAGTCAAGTGATTTGGAGTAAAGGCGATTTGTTTGTTCAAGCTGATTTAGCTCAAACCCTAAAGCGAGTACAACAGGATGGAAAAAGTGGCTTCTATGAAGGTGAAACAGCTCGACTCATTGTTGAGGAAATGCAAAGAGGGAATGGCATGATGACTTTGGAGGATTTGAAGCAGTATGAAGCGATTTGGCGTACCCCTATCATCTCAACATACAAAGATTTAACGGTTATTTCAATGCCACCTCCAAGTAGTGGTGGAATTGCTCTCACCGCTTTGCTTCAATCAGTAGAGCAATTTCCTTTACAACAGTGGGGCTTTCAATCAGAGCAAACAATACAAGTGATGGTGGAGGCTGCAAGACGCGTTTATGCAGATCGTGCAAAACACCTAGGTGATCCTGATTTTTGGGAGGTTCCCCAAGCGGAATTGACAAATAAAGCCTATAACGTTGGTCGAATGGCATCCATGAGTTTTCAAGAAGCTACTCCAAGTCATGCGATTGAAGCAGGGGTTTTTGATGGATATGAGAGTGAAGAAACAACGCATTATGTAATTGTTGACCAACACGGAAACGCGGTATCTGCAACCACAACACTAAATGATTCTTACGGAGCTAAAGTTGTTGTTGGCGGGGCTGGTTTTTTGCTGAATAATGAAATGGATGATTTCTCTGTTAAGCCCGGAACACCTAATATGTATGGTTTAATCGGAGGGAAAGCGAATGCAATTG contains the following coding sequences:
- the ggt gene encoding gamma-glutamyltransferase yields the protein MKKIGIVLFVFFGVFVNGKAQNPISYRNGMVVSAHPESSQVGVDILKMGGNAIDAAVAVELALAVVYPNAGNIGGGGFMIYRSADGQTAALDYREKAPAQARENMYWDGKGVPITALSMKGGLASGVPGTIAGMVQAHKRYGVLPWKEVVQPAIDLAEKGFRLTEKQASEFTKYHEVFETYSTQASALTSQVIWSKGDLFVQADLAQTLKRVQQDGKSGFYEGETARLIVEEMQRGNGMMTLEDLKQYEAIWRTPIISTYKDLTVISMPPPSSGGIALTALLQSVEQFPLQQWGFQSEQTIQVMVEAARRVYADRAKHLGDPDFWEVPQAELTNKAYNVGRMASMSFQEATPSHAIEAGVFDGYESEETTHYVIVDQHGNAVSATTTLNDSYGAKVVVGGAGFLLNNEMDDFSVKPGTPNMYGLIGGKANAIEGNKRMLSSMTPTILEKKGQLYLVVGTPGGSTIITSVFQTILNVTEFGMNMQEAVAAPRFHHQWLPDQIDFEPQAIDVKVRKALQHKKYVLKERKPYGKVEGILVNEDGSYQGGADPRGDDIAKGY